The Christiangramia flava JLT2011 genome has a segment encoding these proteins:
- the purB gene encoding adenylosuccinate lyase, which produces MTPLTAISPIDGRYHSKTKKLSKYFSEEALIRYRIQVEVEYFIALYEQGLPQLQDVDINNFSKLRDLYENFTSLDAQAIKKIEKVTNHDVKAVEYFLKEEFDKLGMTSSKEFIHFGLTSQDINNTAIPLSLKDAVEQVYVPELDEIIEKLSSLSKEWAAIPLLARTHGQPASPTRLGKEIQVFVERLEQQKAQLLQIPHAAKFGGATGNYNAHQVAYPEIDWKAFGDHFVEDILGLQHSFPTTQIEHYDHMAALFDALKRINTILIDLDRDIWTYISMDYFKQKIKKGEIGSSAMPHKVNPIDFENSEGNLGIANAIFEHLSAKLPISRLQRDLTDSTVLRNVGVPVGHTLIAFKSTLKGLNKLLLNEEKLHADLENNWAVVAEAIQTILRREGFKNPYEALKGLTRTNEKITSKSIADFIETLEVSTEIKEELKKITPQNYTGI; this is translated from the coding sequence ATGACACCACTAACGGCCATCTCTCCAATAGACGGAAGATACCACTCCAAAACCAAAAAACTTTCAAAATATTTTAGCGAGGAAGCTTTAATTCGGTACCGTATCCAGGTCGAAGTAGAATATTTCATCGCGCTATACGAGCAGGGTTTACCGCAACTTCAGGATGTTGACATTAATAACTTCAGCAAACTGAGAGATCTTTACGAAAACTTTACGTCACTCGACGCACAGGCTATTAAAAAGATCGAAAAAGTAACCAATCATGATGTAAAGGCCGTTGAATATTTCCTGAAAGAAGAATTTGACAAACTGGGGATGACCTCTTCTAAAGAATTTATCCATTTTGGGCTTACTTCGCAGGATATCAATAATACCGCCATTCCGTTAAGTTTAAAAGATGCAGTGGAACAAGTCTATGTACCGGAACTAGACGAAATCATTGAAAAACTTAGCAGTCTATCCAAAGAGTGGGCTGCAATCCCTTTACTGGCAAGAACCCACGGCCAGCCGGCCTCTCCTACTCGTCTGGGAAAAGAGATCCAGGTATTCGTGGAAAGATTGGAACAGCAGAAAGCACAGCTACTGCAAATTCCTCACGCTGCCAAATTTGGTGGTGCTACCGGGAATTATAACGCTCATCAGGTGGCTTATCCGGAAATAGACTGGAAGGCTTTTGGTGATCATTTTGTAGAAGACATCCTTGGATTGCAGCATTCCTTCCCCACAACTCAGATCGAACACTACGACCATATGGCGGCGCTATTTGATGCGTTAAAAAGGATCAATACGATCCTGATCGATTTGGACCGCGACATTTGGACCTATATTTCGATGGATTATTTTAAGCAGAAGATCAAAAAAGGGGAAATCGGTTCTTCGGCCATGCCACATAAAGTAAATCCTATTGATTTTGAAAACAGTGAAGGAAACCTGGGAATAGCCAATGCCATTTTTGAGCATTTATCGGCAAAGCTTCCTATCAGCAGGTTGCAAAGAGATCTCACCGATAGCACGGTTTTACGAAATGTAGGCGTTCCGGTGGGACATACGCTCATCGCATTCAAATCAACTTTGAAAGGTTTGAATAAACTTTTACTGAATGAGGAAAAACTACATGCCGACCTTGAAAATAACTGGGCGGTGGTAGCAGAAGCGATCCAGACCATTCTTCGACGTGAAGGTTTCAAAAATCCGTATGAAGCACTAAAAGGTCTAACGCGAACCAATGAAAAGATCACGAGTAAGAGTATTGCTGATTTTATTGAAACCCTGGAGGTCAGTACTGAAATCAAGGAAGAGCTCAAAAAAATCACTCCGCAGAATTACACTGGAATATAA
- a CDS encoding SIR2 family NAD-dependent protein deacylase, which yields MKKIVVLTGAGISAESGIKTFRDADGLWEGHDVMEVASPQGWEKNMGLVLDFYNQRRKQLLQVSPNAAHKSLVELEENFDVSIITQNIDDLHERAGSSKVVHLHGELLKARSTFDEKLVMDWKQDIKPGDFCEHNFQLRPHVVWFGEAVPMFEIAGKITEEADILMVIGTSMQVYPAASLVHFVKPETPIYFIDPKPNIQPSKYLNIIPETAVKGVPKLVADLKEHS from the coding sequence ATGAAGAAGATTGTGGTATTAACCGGTGCCGGGATTAGTGCAGAAAGTGGTATCAAAACCTTTCGTGATGCCGACGGGCTTTGGGAAGGTCATGATGTCATGGAAGTAGCCTCTCCACAAGGCTGGGAAAAAAATATGGGACTTGTTCTGGACTTTTACAATCAGCGTCGTAAGCAACTCCTACAGGTTTCTCCCAATGCCGCTCATAAATCGCTGGTGGAACTGGAAGAAAATTTTGATGTGAGCATCATTACACAGAATATTGATGATCTTCATGAACGTGCCGGCAGTTCTAAAGTGGTTCATCTTCATGGCGAACTGCTCAAAGCAAGAAGTACTTTTGATGAAAAGCTGGTGATGGACTGGAAACAGGACATTAAACCTGGTGATTTTTGCGAGCATAATTTCCAGTTACGCCCCCATGTGGTCTGGTTTGGAGAAGCTGTTCCTATGTTTGAAATAGCCGGTAAGATTACTGAAGAGGCTGATATCCTGATGGTAATTGGCACTTCTATGCAGGTCTATCCCGCGGCGAGTCTGGTCCATTTTGTGAAGCCGGAAACCCCTATCTATTTCATAGATCCCAAACCGAATATTCAGCCGTCAAAATACCTGAACATCATTCCGGAAACTGCGGTTAAAGGCGTACCCAAACTGGTAGCTGACTTAAAAGAGCATTCCTAA
- a CDS encoding TrmH family RNA methyltransferase, translated as MTEEEILQHLQELLTPRRRQLFEQVLTNRTNFFTVATQDVYQLHNTSAVIRSCDVFGIQNIHVIEERMPKRIDKEIAMGAQKWVDVQRYSATKDCLHTLRKKGYRIVATSPHEDAVMLDDFDISTPAAFFFGTEREGLSQEILEEADSTLKIPMVGFTESLNISVSAAIILQSVTEKMRRSNLPWRLSAAEKFQIELAWTKKTIKNSDQIIERFHNS; from the coding sequence ATGACAGAAGAAGAGATACTTCAGCATTTACAAGAACTTTTGACGCCAAGAAGAAGGCAGTTGTTCGAGCAGGTCTTAACCAACCGAACCAATTTTTTTACCGTTGCTACCCAGGATGTGTACCAGTTGCATAATACCAGTGCGGTGATTCGCAGTTGTGATGTCTTTGGCATTCAGAATATTCATGTGATCGAGGAGCGTATGCCGAAAAGAATTGATAAGGAAATTGCAATGGGCGCGCAAAAATGGGTGGACGTGCAACGCTACAGTGCTACGAAAGATTGCCTGCATACACTTCGTAAGAAAGGATATCGTATCGTCGCTACCAGCCCTCATGAAGATGCCGTTATGCTGGATGATTTTGATATTTCCACTCCCGCGGCGTTTTTCTTCGGAACCGAAAGGGAAGGGCTTTCTCAAGAAATTTTGGAGGAAGCTGACAGTACGTTGAAAATCCCGATGGTTGGTTTTACGGAAAGCCTCAATATTTCGGTTTCCGCAGCGATTATCCTACAATCGGTTACGGAAAAAATGAGACGATCCAACCTTCCGTGGAGACTTTCAGCAGCAGAGAAATTCCAGATTGAACTGGCTTGGACTAAAAAAACGATAAAAAATTCTGATCAAATCATAGAACGTTTCCATAATTCGTAA
- a CDS encoding SRPBCC family protein gives MTLFFYVIIAIITFFAFLHAWAKKDYDVSRTVVINASREEVFNFVRKLRNQPHWNPWFRRDPEAIKKYKGEDGKLGSSFYWKGNSKAGEGIQRIVKAKFGRVLETRILFIKPIKVHALTYIGVKELEEEKTKMVWGVRGHLAFPLTIISLLYPPEKILGNNLENGLKNLKHILEENNR, from the coding sequence ATGACATTATTTTTTTATGTAATCATTGCTATCATCACTTTTTTCGCATTTCTACATGCCTGGGCGAAAAAAGATTACGATGTAAGCAGGACTGTTGTAATCAATGCTTCCCGGGAGGAAGTGTTTAATTTCGTGCGGAAATTACGCAACCAACCACATTGGAACCCCTGGTTTCGTCGGGATCCTGAAGCTATTAAGAAGTACAAGGGAGAGGACGGCAAACTGGGCTCCAGTTTCTATTGGAAAGGAAATAGCAAAGCAGGCGAAGGCATTCAGCGTATTGTTAAAGCAAAATTCGGAAGGGTTCTGGAAACACGTATTCTATTCATCAAACCCATCAAAGTACATGCGCTTACCTATATTGGGGTAAAAGAACTGGAGGAAGAAAAAACAAAAATGGTCTGGGGCGTTCGCGGGCATTTGGCTTTTCCGTTAACCATTATCAGTTTACTTTACCCTCCTGAAAAAATTCTGGGGAACAACCTGGAAAACGGACTCAAGAATCTCAAGCATATCCTGGAGGAGAACAACCGGTAA
- a CDS encoding carboxypeptidase-like regulatory domain-containing protein, whose product MKKVLLLFLLSFSAISYAQDTIRGTIMNAADDKPIENVHIVNLNQVVGSVSDEKGEFQLQATVNDTLYFSYLGFRSIRVRVTNDWLKYGNVKVKMTEVGFALEEVDVNSIKLTGYLEIDAKNIPIYDNYRYSISGLNKGYEGGDKSPGAVSKTLKSLSNPADLVYNIFGNKPRQMRKLRQMKADDNIRELLRNKFDRETLMAFLQVNRNEIDEILNNCNYSQDFMKTANDLQILDAISNCYEEYKVLQKR is encoded by the coding sequence ATGAAAAAAGTCCTACTTCTGTTTTTGCTGTCATTTTCAGCGATATCCTACGCACAGGATACCATTCGCGGAACCATTATGAACGCGGCTGATGATAAACCTATTGAAAATGTTCATATCGTAAACCTGAACCAGGTGGTTGGTTCGGTGAGTGATGAGAAAGGGGAATTTCAGCTGCAGGCCACTGTGAATGATACGCTGTATTTTTCCTATCTAGGGTTCAGGTCTATCAGGGTTCGTGTGACCAATGACTGGCTGAAATACGGCAACGTCAAGGTAAAAATGACCGAAGTAGGTTTTGCCCTGGAAGAAGTGGATGTGAATTCTATAAAACTAACGGGATATTTGGAGATCGACGCGAAGAATATCCCGATTTATGACAATTACCGCTACAGTATTTCCGGTCTTAACAAGGGATACGAGGGAGGTGACAAATCTCCTGGCGCCGTAAGCAAAACCCTAAAATCACTTTCCAATCCTGCCGATCTCGTGTATAATATCTTCGGAAATAAGCCGAGGCAAATGCGTAAACTGCGGCAGATGAAAGCTGATGATAATATCCGGGAACTGCTTCGGAATAAATTTGACCGTGAAACACTGATGGCCTTTCTTCAGGTGAACCGTAATGAAATTGATGAGATTCTGAATAATTGCAACTATTCACAGGATTTCATGAAAACGGCGAACGACCTCCAGATCCTTGATGCGATCAGCAATTGCTATGAAGAATATAAGGTTCTTCAGAAAAGATAG
- a CDS encoding DEAD/DEAH box helicase, giving the protein MNKFQTLGLEANLLEAIKDLGFETPSEVQEKSIPILLERDTDLVSLAQTGTGKTAAFGFPLIQKIDLNSRKTQALVLAPTRELCLQITNELTLYAKYKKGLNITAVYGGASITEQSRQLNRGSQIIVATPGRMQDMIRRNLADITAISYCVLDEADEMLNMGFYEDIKSILSHTPKEKNTWLFSATMPKEVAKIAKKFMSNPAEVTVGSRNTGTDKVAHEYYLVNHRLRYEALKRLADANPDIFSVIFCRTKRDTQKIAEKLIEDGYNAAALHGDLSQNQRDLVMKSFRTRQIQMLVATDVAARGIDVDDITHVINYQLPDEIETYTHRSGRTGRAGKKGVSMVIISKSEQRKIKAIEKIIQQSFTQKQLPDGNEICRIQLFHLANDIKNTEINHDIDEYLPAINETLANFSKEELIKKVFSVEFTRFHNYYQNAPDLSVQESNSSRESSSAPAGGTRYFINIGSKDGLDWKKLKDLLKEELNLGRDEVYKVDVMGSFSFFNTDENLEKQVLETFNNYEYQGRGVNVEVTKDKSDKGGGRGKKFRKPKGKPGFKSDRSKKPGRKKNIEGSIKRRRSKR; this is encoded by the coding sequence ATGAACAAATTCCAAACATTAGGCCTGGAAGCAAACCTACTTGAGGCTATTAAAGACCTTGGATTCGAAACTCCAAGTGAAGTACAGGAAAAATCAATCCCAATTCTTTTAGAACGTGATACCGATCTGGTGTCACTGGCTCAAACCGGAACCGGTAAAACTGCCGCTTTTGGATTTCCGCTTATTCAGAAAATTGATTTGAACAGCAGGAAAACCCAGGCTTTGGTCTTGGCTCCTACTCGTGAGCTGTGTTTGCAGATCACTAATGAATTAACTTTGTACGCCAAGTACAAGAAAGGTTTAAATATCACTGCGGTGTATGGTGGCGCCAGTATTACGGAACAATCCCGCCAGTTAAATCGCGGGTCTCAGATCATCGTGGCAACTCCGGGAAGAATGCAGGATATGATTCGCAGAAACCTGGCTGATATCACTGCAATTTCATACTGTGTGCTGGATGAGGCTGATGAAATGCTGAATATGGGCTTCTACGAGGATATTAAATCCATTCTTTCCCATACTCCGAAAGAGAAGAATACCTGGCTTTTTTCCGCAACCATGCCGAAAGAAGTAGCGAAAATTGCCAAAAAATTCATGAGTAATCCTGCGGAAGTGACTGTAGGCTCAAGAAATACGGGAACTGATAAGGTCGCCCACGAATACTACCTGGTGAATCACCGCCTTCGTTATGAGGCCCTGAAACGCCTGGCAGATGCTAATCCTGATATCTTTTCGGTTATTTTCTGTAGAACTAAGAGAGATACACAAAAGATCGCGGAAAAACTGATCGAAGATGGCTACAATGCTGCCGCACTTCACGGCGATCTGAGCCAGAATCAGCGTGACCTCGTTATGAAAAGTTTCAGAACGAGACAAATTCAAATGCTGGTTGCTACAGATGTGGCCGCAAGAGGAATCGATGTAGATGATATCACTCACGTGATCAACTACCAGTTGCCAGATGAGATTGAAACCTACACCCACCGAAGTGGCCGTACTGGTCGTGCCGGTAAAAAAGGGGTTTCCATGGTGATCATTTCCAAGAGCGAACAGCGTAAGATCAAAGCTATCGAAAAGATCATACAGCAGTCTTTTACCCAGAAGCAATTGCCAGACGGGAATGAGATTTGCCGAATCCAGTTGTTCCACCTGGCCAATGACATCAAGAATACCGAGATCAACCATGATATTGACGAATACTTGCCGGCTATCAATGAAACGCTGGCTAATTTTTCCAAAGAAGAATTGATCAAAAAAGTATTTTCAGTAGAATTCACAAGATTCCATAATTATTATCAAAATGCCCCAGATCTTAGCGTTCAGGAGAGCAATAGCTCCAGAGAATCTTCATCTGCTCCGGCCGGAGGAACGAGGTATTTTATCAATATTGGTTCAAAAGATGGCCTGGATTGGAAAAAACTGAAAGACCTTCTGAAAGAAGAATTGAATCTAGGACGCGACGAAGTTTACAAGGTAGACGTAATGGGAAGTTTCTCCTTCTTTAATACAGATGAAAACCTGGAAAAGCAAGTACTGGAAACTTTCAATAATTATGAATACCAGGGGCGCGGCGTGAATGTGGAAGTCACTAAAGACAAGTCAGATAAAGGCGGTGGCCGCGGAAAGAAATTCCGTAAGCCAAAAGGAAAGCCTGGTTTTAAAAGCGATCGTTCCAAAAAGCCGGGAAGAAAGAAAAACATTGAAGGATCTATCAAACGCCGTCGTTCAAAAAGATAG
- a CDS encoding non-canonical purine NTP diphosphatase yields the protein MKLVFATHNQHKFEEIKNLLPPHIELLSLTEIGCEEDIAETAETIEGNAQLKADYVFEQYGYGCFADDTGLEVAALNGAPGVYSARYAGPQKNSEDNMQKLLKELEEKPDRSAHFKTVIAFRTEKEQKQFTGICEGRIVKDRKGSQGFGYDPIFRPDGKDQTFAEMTLDEKSEISHRARAFRQLAEYLQK from the coding sequence ATGAAACTTGTATTTGCTACGCACAACCAGCATAAATTTGAAGAAATTAAAAACCTGTTGCCGCCACACATTGAGCTGCTTTCCTTAACTGAAATTGGTTGCGAGGAGGATATTGCCGAAACTGCGGAAACTATTGAAGGAAATGCCCAGCTCAAGGCCGACTATGTTTTTGAACAGTATGGCTACGGTTGTTTTGCTGATGATACTGGGCTGGAAGTCGCGGCTCTTAATGGTGCTCCCGGAGTTTATTCCGCACGATATGCCGGTCCTCAGAAAAATTCAGAAGACAATATGCAGAAATTACTGAAGGAACTGGAAGAAAAACCGGATAGATCTGCTCATTTTAAAACGGTCATTGCTTTCCGAACGGAAAAAGAGCAGAAACAATTTACAGGGATTTGTGAGGGCAGAATCGTGAAAGATCGCAAAGGCTCACAAGGTTTTGGATATGACCCGATCTTTCGTCCCGATGGGAAAGACCAGACATTTGCCGAAATGACGCTGGATGAAAAATCAGAAATCAGCCATCGTGCCCGGGCATTTCGGCAACTGGCAGAATACCTTCAAAAGTAA
- the rlmH gene encoding 23S rRNA (pseudouridine(1915)-N(3))-methyltransferase RlmH → MTIKLVCIGKTDKKELEALISVYSNRLQHYVKFETEIIPDLKKVKNLDENQQKTKEGELILSGIQNSDFVVLLDEKGKQFSSEDFSEYLQKRMNTGLKQLVFVIGGPYGFSEEVYQRANSKISLSKMTFSHQMVRLFFTEQVYRAFTILKNEPYHHR, encoded by the coding sequence ATGACAATAAAATTAGTCTGTATTGGGAAAACTGATAAGAAGGAACTGGAAGCACTGATTTCGGTCTACTCCAACCGACTTCAGCATTATGTGAAATTTGAAACTGAAATCATTCCGGACCTTAAAAAAGTGAAGAACCTGGATGAAAATCAGCAAAAGACCAAGGAAGGGGAATTGATCCTTAGCGGAATACAAAACTCCGATTTTGTGGTGTTGTTGGATGAAAAAGGAAAACAGTTCTCTTCAGAAGATTTTTCAGAATACCTTCAGAAAAGAATGAATACCGGCCTGAAACAACTGGTTTTTGTCATCGGCGGACCGTACGGATTTTCAGAGGAAGTTTATCAAAGAGCCAATTCCAAAATTTCCCTCTCCAAAATGACCTTTTCCCACCAAATGGTGCGCCTGTTTTTTACCGAACAGGTTTACCGGGCTTTTACTATATTAAAGAACGAACCATACCACCACCGATAA
- the nadC gene encoding carboxylating nicotinate-nucleotide diphosphorylase encodes MISPAQFEKEIELIIKNAIREDVGDGDHSSLACIPASATGKAKLLVKDTGILAGVAFAQKVFEYVDSDLKMEIFIADGEPIKKGDIAFTVEGSSQSILKAERLVLNAMQRMSAIATKTSEFVQKLEGTKTRILDTRKTTPGIRALEKWAVKIGGGENHRFALYDMIMLKDNHIDFAGGITKAINKTKKYLEENNLDLKIIVEARNLGEIQEILKSEGIYRILIDNFSFEDTRKAVELIGDRCLTESSGGITLETTRTYAECGVDFISSGALTHSVYNLDLSLKAV; translated from the coding sequence ATGATCTCACCGGCACAATTTGAAAAAGAAATTGAATTAATCATAAAAAATGCCATTCGCGAAGATGTTGGCGATGGAGATCACAGCTCACTGGCCTGCATCCCGGCTTCGGCCACGGGCAAAGCCAAATTACTGGTTAAAGACACCGGTATTCTTGCCGGGGTAGCCTTTGCACAAAAAGTTTTCGAGTATGTAGACAGCGATCTGAAAATGGAAATTTTCATTGCAGACGGTGAACCGATCAAAAAAGGAGATATCGCCTTTACCGTTGAAGGCAGTTCCCAATCTATTCTAAAGGCAGAAAGACTAGTATTGAATGCGATGCAGCGAATGAGCGCCATCGCTACCAAAACTTCGGAATTCGTGCAAAAACTGGAAGGCACCAAAACCAGGATTCTTGATACTCGTAAAACCACTCCCGGGATCAGGGCGCTCGAGAAATGGGCGGTAAAGATCGGGGGAGGAGAGAACCACCGTTTTGCGCTTTATGATATGATAATGCTAAAAGATAACCATATCGATTTCGCCGGGGGAATTACCAAAGCGATCAACAAAACGAAAAAATACCTGGAAGAAAATAACCTGGATTTGAAAATCATTGTAGAGGCAAGAAATCTTGGAGAAATTCAGGAAATTCTGAAATCTGAAGGTATCTACCGAATCCTGATCGATAATTTCAGTTTTGAAGATACCCGTAAAGCTGTGGAACTCATCGGGGACCGTTGTCTTACGGAAAGCAGCGGCGGTATTACCCTGGAAACCACCCGCACTTATGCTGAATGCGGTGTGGACTTTATTTCCAGCGGCGCCCTTACACATTCTGTATACAATCTCGATCTTAGTTTAAAAGCCGTGTAA
- a CDS encoding YihY/virulence factor BrkB family protein has product MAIQTEIQSWLQRFSSWWERKTNKIILPGLEGLSLWDLWVIYTGGIVKGTFSTRASSIAFSFFMAIFPFLLFVLNLIPYVTFIDDFQLEFLIFIDGLLPPETGDFFGNIFEDIAKNPRGGLLSVSFVLSIFLMTNGVNAIFTGFEFSYHTQANRSIIRQYVVAIGVSLILALLLLISVIVAVYLTYAIDDLTTLGVINDNGFGASLINFIAFIILIYTAVAILYYFGTREARQARFFSVGALFTTILIMLTTYLFSLYITNFSRYNELYGSIGALLILMFYIWLNSNVLLLGFELNASLIKLKKKFK; this is encoded by the coding sequence ATGGCCATTCAAACCGAGATCCAGTCGTGGTTGCAACGTTTTTCATCCTGGTGGGAACGAAAAACGAACAAGATCATACTTCCTGGCCTGGAAGGATTGTCTCTTTGGGATCTTTGGGTGATTTATACCGGCGGAATTGTAAAAGGTACATTTTCAACTCGGGCCAGCTCCATCGCTTTTAGTTTTTTTATGGCGATCTTTCCATTCCTGTTATTTGTCTTGAACCTGATACCTTATGTGACCTTCATAGATGATTTTCAATTGGAATTTCTGATCTTCATTGATGGACTGCTTCCGCCGGAGACAGGGGATTTCTTTGGTAATATTTTTGAAGATATTGCGAAAAACCCTCGTGGTGGCTTGCTTTCGGTGTCTTTTGTTCTTTCTATTTTCCTGATGACCAACGGCGTGAATGCTATTTTCACCGGTTTTGAGTTCAGTTACCATACACAGGCTAACCGATCGATCATCCGGCAATACGTGGTAGCGATAGGGGTATCTCTTATATTGGCACTGTTGTTGCTTATTTCGGTTATCGTAGCGGTTTATTTAACCTATGCGATCGATGATCTTACCACTCTTGGCGTTATAAACGATAATGGTTTTGGAGCCAGTTTGATAAATTTCATCGCTTTTATCATTTTAATTTATACGGCGGTGGCAATATTGTATTATTTCGGAACACGGGAAGCAAGACAGGCGAGATTCTTTTCGGTTGGAGCGCTTTTCACGACGATCCTGATCATGTTGACCACCTATTTATTCAGTTTATATATTACCAATTTTTCGAGATATAACGAATTATACGGGTCGATAGGAGCTTTACTGATTTTAATGTTTTACATCTGGCTGAATTCCAATGTATTACTTTTAGGGTTCGAATTAAATGCTTCTCTGATAAAACTGAAGAAAAAATTTAAATAA
- a CDS encoding chalcone isomerase family protein, whose protein sequence is MKKMLFLLAAVLSLNLGVAQTKVGDVSLPNSQSFQGTELMLNGAGVREKLWIDLYAGGLYLTEKSSDANTIASADKPMAIKLHIISKLISSDKMIDAVNEGFENATNGKTAPLETKIEKFRSFFMEEIHKNDVFDLVYLPGKGVVAYKNDKMLGTIEGLDFKKALFGIWLSNRPADDDLKEAMLGK, encoded by the coding sequence ATGAAAAAAATGCTTTTTTTACTGGCTGCAGTGTTGAGTTTAAACCTTGGCGTGGCACAGACGAAGGTGGGCGATGTGAGCCTTCCGAATTCTCAATCCTTTCAGGGTACTGAACTAATGCTCAATGGAGCAGGTGTGAGGGAAAAACTTTGGATCGACCTCTATGCGGGAGGATTGTATCTCACTGAAAAATCTTCTGATGCCAATACTATTGCCAGTGCAGATAAACCAATGGCGATCAAATTGCATATTATTTCCAAGCTTATTTCCAGCGATAAAATGATCGATGCCGTAAACGAAGGATTCGAAAATGCTACTAACGGTAAGACCGCCCCTCTGGAAACCAAAATCGAGAAATTCCGCAGCTTCTTTATGGAAGAGATCCATAAAAACGATGTTTTTGACCTGGTGTACCTTCCCGGGAAAGGAGTGGTAGCCTACAAAAATGATAAGATGCTTGGTACCATTGAGGGACTCGATTTCAAAAAAGCGCTTTTCGGGATTTGGCTATCCAACCGCCCAGCAGATGATGATTTGAAAGAAGCCATGCTAGGCAAATAA
- a CDS encoding DUF2147 domain-containing protein, whose amino-acid sequence MRYFLAPILLIFLGQSLFAQEVTGKWENRNHEGTVNSIIEIYKEDGKYFGKVDRIMKEEDRDRVCSECDGELKDQPIEGMTFMWDLEKNGSEYSGGTIVDPKSGKEYRCKIWLDENDPDRLNVRGYLAFFYKTKVWERAE is encoded by the coding sequence ATGAGATATTTCTTAGCCCCAATATTGCTGATATTTCTCGGGCAGAGCCTGTTCGCGCAGGAAGTCACCGGGAAATGGGAAAACCGGAACCACGAAGGCACCGTCAATTCTATTATTGAAATATATAAGGAAGATGGAAAATACTTCGGAAAGGTAGACCGGATTATGAAGGAGGAAGATCGTGACCGTGTTTGTTCGGAGTGCGATGGTGAGCTGAAAGATCAGCCAATTGAAGGAATGACATTTATGTGGGACCTGGAAAAGAATGGCTCTGAATATTCCGGCGGGACGATCGTTGATCCCAAAAGCGGTAAGGAATACCGCTGTAAGATCTGGCTGGATGAAAATGATCCTGATAGGTTGAATGTTCGTGGCTACCTCGCATTTTTCTACAAAACGAAAGTCTGGGAAAGAGCCGAATAG